Proteins found in one Pelmatolapia mariae isolate MD_Pm_ZW linkage group LG7, Pm_UMD_F_2, whole genome shotgun sequence genomic segment:
- the LOC134632326 gene encoding endonuclease domain-containing 1 protein-like — MSVYRTDQAFICLLIVMMVGGEVQENLSSECKQFLYMGTLLRGLQEQSFKKICQFYGGKPRFVTLYDTFNHIPIYSAYTFKRSDGSKKVDVPWMYEPQLSSVSGPRDMQQLPSENVHGSFEDAQAVLEDYSDTVIYERGQLNPDEHQADPEDKAATYTLTNVVPQAREFNIGPWKQHENTIRRRLNNYCRGTAYVVTGVTTSGHTIRRHNINRVGIPTYLWSAYCCPDYDHNAPYSERSKFPAFASRGLNDRENNKVIEMTVQQLEDFLKRVTYVDSSFQIFYDNCLPPNGAPHLS, encoded by the exons ATGTCTGTCTACAGAACAGATCAAGCTTTCATCTGTCTTCTGATTGTCATGATGGTAGGAGGCGAGGTGCAGGAAAACCTTTCATCCGAGTGTAAGCAGTTTTTGTATATGGGAACGCTGCTTCGAGGGCTTCAAGAGCAGTCGTTTAAAAAGATTTGCCAGTTCTATGGGGGTAAGCCACGATTTGTAACCCTCTACGACACCTTCAACCACATCCCTATTTATTCTGCCTACACCTTCAAGCGCTCAGACGGCTCCAAGAAAGTGGACGTGCCTTGGATGTATGAGCCGCAG CTCTCCTCAGTGTCCGGCCCCAGAGACATGCAGCAGCTGCCTTCAGAAAATGTGCACGGGAGTTTTGAGGATGCTCAGGCTGTGCTTGAGGACTACTCCGACACTGTGATCTACGAACGCGGTCAGCTCAATCCAGATGAGCACCAGGCCGACCCTGAAGACAAAGCAGCCACCTACACGTTGACAAATGTGGTTCCTCAGGCTCGTGAGTTCAACATTGGTCCATGGAAACAACACGAGAACACCATCCGCAGGAGGCTCAACAACTACTGCAGGGGAACCGCCTACGTGGTCACCGGGGTCACCACGTCGGGCCACACAATCCGCCGTCACAACATCAACCGTGTGGGCATCCCTACCTACCTGTGGTCAGCCTACTGCTGCCCTGATTATGACCACAATGCTCCGTACTCCGAGCGCTCCAAGTTCCCTGCATTTGCATCTCGTGGGCTCAACGACagagaaaataataaagttATAGAGATGACGGTGCAGCAGCTGGAGGATTTCCTGAAGAGAGTAACTTATGTTGACAGCTCTTTCCAGATCTTCTATGACAACTGCCTGCCTCCTAATGGTGCACCAcatttgtcttaa
- the hdac10 gene encoding polyamine deacetylase HDAC10 isoform X1 has product MGTALIYDDEMTKYKLLWVDPVCKIEVPERLTVSHEALVRTGLADRCVSVPVREATDAEILLAHSEEYLEAVKKTPYMSLEDLMEFTRQYGDVYFHPNIYHCAKLAAGAALQLVDSVMTGKVRNGMALVRPPGHHSMRSAANGFCVFNNVAIAARYAKQKYGVQRVLIVDWDIHHGQGVQYCFEDDPSVLYFSWHRYEHQKFWPHLRDSDYDVVGKEKGAGFNINVPWNKVGMENGDYLSVFCHVLLPVAYEFCPDLVLVCAGFDSAIGDPEGEMCATPDVFAHLTHLLMNLAGGKLCAVLEGGYNLTSLAQSVCQTVQTLLGDPVPRPASLKSPCISALESLQCVRSAHKAYWSCLKHAADLPASTISTKRIKLGEGEETTEKGGEEAKDAEEKVWPEPPKRVTPPVCAALVLPDDMACPEGCERFSFSEDLDPLLASKLRESFLRDADDSTAFITVSSLIALTEKMEKNEICSGLALVPDVTKAMTSIVQHVTTVLSNRVLVVCVGDGNVPSHITEDRETLVVQMGSAQTEEQSCKYYIRVCLKKGCSDTSGFTQAVFGLLLPLGYEYDPSLVVLVRMPDSGVSDSLWQQLIGLLQSFALGHTLVVLQEEEKALIGLTASSLLGNPAASLKQLQAPLTEDVEAIERLRHRLQADWKFLQTTAPQTQRSDEH; this is encoded by the exons ATGGGAACAGCGCTGATTTATGATGACGAGATGACCAAGTACAAACTGCTCTGGGTTGA tccAGTTTGTAAGATTGAGGTGCCTGagcgtctgactgtgagtcatGAGGCTTTGGTCAGGACTGGCCTGGCTGATCGCTGCGTCTCCGTACCTGTCCGTGAGGCCACGGACGCAGAAATTCTGCTGGCTCACAG CGAGGAATACCTGGAGGCGGTGAAGAAGACACCTTACATGAGTCTGGAGGACCTCATGGAGTTCACTCGTCAGTACGGTGATGTCTACTTCCACCCA AACATCTACCACTGTGCCAAGCTGGCTGCTGGTGCTGCGCTGCAGCTGGTAGACAGTGTTATGACAGGGAAGGTGAGGAATGGCATGGCTTTAGTCAG aCCACCAGGACATCACAGTATGCGCAGTGCTGCTAATGGTTTCTGTGTGTTCAACAATGTGGCTATAGCGGCTCGATATGCTAAGCAGAAATATGGAGTCCAAAG GGTGTTGATAGTTGACTGGGATATACATCACGGTCAGGGGGTGCAGTATTGCTTTGAGGATGATCCCAG CGTGCTCTACTTCTCTTGGCACCGCTATGAGCATCAGAAATTCTGGCCTCATCTGAGAGATTCTGACTACGACGTTGTTGGCAAAGAGAAAGGGGCAGGATTCAATATAAATGTACCATGGAACAAG GTGGGCATGGAAAATGGCGACTATCTGTCAGTCTTCTGTCACGTTCTTCTGCCAGTTGCATATGAG TTTTGCCCAGACTTAGTCTTGGTGTGTGCGGGATTTGACTCAGCCATCGGTGACCCAGAG GGTGAGATGTGTGCCACTCCAGATGTCTTTGCCCATCTGACTCACCTGCTGATGAACCTAGCAGGGGGAAAACTGTGTGCTGTGCTGGAG GGGGGATACAACTTGACTTCCCTCGCCCAATCTGTGTGTCAGACAGTCCAGACATTGCTTGGAGATCCTGTGCCGAGACCTGCAAGCCTCAAAAGTCCCTGTATAAG TGCACTTGAATCTCTTCAGTGTGTCCGATCAGCTCATAAGGCCTACTGGTCGTGCCTCAAACATGCAG CTGATCTGCCCGCCTCCACCATCAGCACCAAACGGATTAAAttaggagaaggagaagaaacgacagagaaaggaggagaagaagcaAAGGACGCAGAGGAAAAGGTGTGGCCTGAGCCTCCAAAACGTGTCACTCCTCCAGTATGTGCTGCTTTAGTGCTCCCTGATGACATGGCTTGCCCGGAGGGATGCGAACGCTTCAGCTTCTCAGAGGATCTTGACCCACTCTTAGCCAGCAAGTTAAG GGAGAGTTTCCTCAGAGACGCAGATGACAGTACTGCTTTTATAACCGTCTCCAGTCTTATAGCCCTGACAGAGAAAATGGAGAAGAATGAG ATCTGCAGTGGCCTTGCACTGGTCCCTGATGTCACCAAGGCGATGACAAGCATTGTCCAGCACGTTACAACTGTTCTCAGCAACCG CGTTTTGGTCGTCTGTGTGGGTGATGGGAATGTCCCAAGCCATATTACAGAAGACAG agaaaCACTTGTGGTGCAGATGGGCAGTGcacagacagaggaacagagctgcaaatattACATTCGTGTGTGTCTGAAGAAG GGCTGCAGTGACACATCAGGGTTCACACAGGCTGTGTTTGGCCTCCTCCTGCCCCTTGGGTATGAATATGACCCCAGTCTTGTTGTGTTGGTTCGAATGCCAGATAGTGGAGTCAGTGACAGTTTGTGGCAACAGCTAATTGGCCTACTGCAGAGCTTTGCACTTGGACATACACTGGTGGTACTGCAG gaggaggagaaggcgCTTATCGGACTCACAGCATCCTCCCTCCTTGGTAACCCAGCCGCCTCTCTGAAGCAACTTCAAGCCCCGCTAACAGAAGACGTGGAGGCCATAGAGAGGCTGAGACACAGGCTGCAGGCAGACTGGAAGTTCCTTCAGACCACCG CACCACAAACtcaaagaagtgatgaacactGA
- the aplnr2 gene encoding apelin receptor 2, whose amino-acid sequence MSEPDYLASPAPTNLPLCDYSDWSPSFFIIPSVYLLAFLVGCPGNSLVLWAYLDRVEGRRRRDRKPAEDGQFCCRNIFRSSQQHINDTGKVQSSNCGFSSRQSYRTSSHSCTSSSCSPTISRPSRSLTDSLIASLALADLCFLVTLPLWSVYTAMGYHWPFGQPLCQISSFLTALNMYASVFSLSMLSVERYWVLTGHRHSSHHAPRSCPSKALWILGGMWVLAGVLALPGLLLRSVREVELYPEYEDDWQLEPTDSRSVFLSCQMDYSMLTGAELEEEEKNRTEMWWAAALSIKSTLIGFLLPFVILLVCYCSLVQLLSRHFGRGPRPDRRRQRRLLRVIVTLVMAFFLCWLPLHVNKTVSLLLEFGFVPYSCSLDQILLAAHPYVTCLAYLNSCLNPLLYAACDPSFRKRCKGAFLVLCRMKRKGAKGKEGHEAEGVEEKAEQSSAFPMRTQEETADRTEEEQEAGVREMGIATPEELKKSRYQGAMFSDN is encoded by the coding sequence ATGTCAGAACCAGATTACCTCGCCTCCCCTGCTCCCACCAACCTCCCTCTCTGTGACTACAGTGACTGGTCTCCCTCATTTTTCATCATCCCATCTGTCTACCTGCTAGCATTTCTGGTTGGTTGTCCTGGCAACAGCCTGGTGCTTTGGGCCTACCTGGACCGAGtggaggggaggaggagaagggaCCGAAAGCCAGCAGAAGATGGCCAGTTCTGCTGCAGGAACATTTTTAgaagcagtcagcagcacatTAATGACACTGGCAAAGTTCAAAGTTCAAACTGTGGATTTTCCTCCAGGCAAAGCTACAGAACATCCTCCCATTCCTGCACCTCATCCTCTTGCTCTCCCACCATCTCCCGTCCCTCTCGCTCACTGACTGACTCTCTGATTGCCAGTTTAGCTTTAGCTGACCTTTGTTTCCTTGTGACTCTTCCCCTTTGGTCCGTCTACACAGCGATGGGCTACCACTGGCCTTTCGGGCAACCTCTCTGCCAAATCAGCAGCTTCCTCACAGCTCTGAACATGTATGCCAGCGTATTCAGCCTGAGCATGCTAAGTGTGGAGCGCTACTGGGTTCTGACTGGGCACCGGCACTCCAGCCACCATGCACCAAGGAGCTGCCCCAGCAAGGCTTTGTGGATACTTGGAGGGATGTGGGTGCTGGCGGGAGTACTGGCACTTCCCGGTTTGCTGCTGCGCTCTGTCCGGGAGGTGGAACTTTACCCTGAATATGAGGACGACTGGCAGCTGGAACCCACTGATTCCAGGTCTGTCTTCCTTTCTTGCCAGATGGATTACTCCATGCTGACTGGAGCAGAgctggaggaggaagaaaaaaacaggacaGAGATGTGGTGGGCTGCTGCATTAAGTATTAAATCAACTCTTATTGGCTTCCTGCTTCCTTTTGTCATCTTACTGGTCTGCTACTGCTCACTGGTCCAACTTCTCAGCAGACATTTCGGACGGGGCCCTCGTCCTGACCGTAGACGGCAGCGCAGACTCCTCAGGGTCATTGTCACGTTAGTGATGGCATTCTTCTTGTGCTGGCTGCCTCTCCATGTCAATAAAACGGTGTCCCTGCTGCTTGAGTTTGGATTTGTCCCATACTCCTGCTCTTTAGATCAGATATTATTGGCTGCTCATCCATATGTCACCTGTTTAGCCTACCTCAACTCCTGCCTGAACCCTCTCCTCTACGCTGCCTGTGACCCATCATTTAGGAAGAGATGCAAAGGAGCTTTCCTTGTGTTGTGCAGGATGAAAAGAAAAGGAGCAAAGGGAAAGGAAGGGCACGAAGCTGAAGGAGTTGAAGAGAAAGCGGAGCAGAGCTCAGCTTTTCCCATGAGGACACAGGAAGAAACAGCAGACAGGACAGAGGAGGAACAGGAGGCGGGAGTTAGGGAGATGGGCATTGCCACACCTGAAGAACTCAAGAAGTCAAGATATCAGGGTGCAATGTTTTCTGACAATTAA
- the hdac10 gene encoding polyamine deacetylase HDAC10 isoform X2, producing MSLEDLMEFTRQYGDVYFHPNIYHCAKLAAGAALQLVDSVMTGKVRNGMALVRPPGHHSMRSAANGFCVFNNVAIAARYAKQKYGVQRVLIVDWDIHHGQGVQYCFEDDPSVLYFSWHRYEHQKFWPHLRDSDYDVVGKEKGAGFNINVPWNKVGMENGDYLSVFCHVLLPVAYEFCPDLVLVCAGFDSAIGDPEGEMCATPDVFAHLTHLLMNLAGGKLCAVLEGGYNLTSLAQSVCQTVQTLLGDPVPRPASLKSPCISALESLQCVRSAHKAYWSCLKHAADLPASTISTKRIKLGEGEETTEKGGEEAKDAEEKVWPEPPKRVTPPVCAALVLPDDMACPEGCERFSFSEDLDPLLASKLRESFLRDADDSTAFITVSSLIALTEKMEKNEICSGLALVPDVTKAMTSIVQHVTTVLSNRVLVVCVGDGNVPSHITEDRETLVVQMGSAQTEEQSCKYYIRVCLKKGCSDTSGFTQAVFGLLLPLGYEYDPSLVVLVRMPDSGVSDSLWQQLIGLLQSFALGHTLVVLQEEEKALIGLTASSLLGNPAASLKQLQAPLTEDVEAIERLRHRLQADWKFLQTTAPQTQRSDEH from the exons ATGAGTCTGGAGGACCTCATGGAGTTCACTCGTCAGTACGGTGATGTCTACTTCCACCCA AACATCTACCACTGTGCCAAGCTGGCTGCTGGTGCTGCGCTGCAGCTGGTAGACAGTGTTATGACAGGGAAGGTGAGGAATGGCATGGCTTTAGTCAG aCCACCAGGACATCACAGTATGCGCAGTGCTGCTAATGGTTTCTGTGTGTTCAACAATGTGGCTATAGCGGCTCGATATGCTAAGCAGAAATATGGAGTCCAAAG GGTGTTGATAGTTGACTGGGATATACATCACGGTCAGGGGGTGCAGTATTGCTTTGAGGATGATCCCAG CGTGCTCTACTTCTCTTGGCACCGCTATGAGCATCAGAAATTCTGGCCTCATCTGAGAGATTCTGACTACGACGTTGTTGGCAAAGAGAAAGGGGCAGGATTCAATATAAATGTACCATGGAACAAG GTGGGCATGGAAAATGGCGACTATCTGTCAGTCTTCTGTCACGTTCTTCTGCCAGTTGCATATGAG TTTTGCCCAGACTTAGTCTTGGTGTGTGCGGGATTTGACTCAGCCATCGGTGACCCAGAG GGTGAGATGTGTGCCACTCCAGATGTCTTTGCCCATCTGACTCACCTGCTGATGAACCTAGCAGGGGGAAAACTGTGTGCTGTGCTGGAG GGGGGATACAACTTGACTTCCCTCGCCCAATCTGTGTGTCAGACAGTCCAGACATTGCTTGGAGATCCTGTGCCGAGACCTGCAAGCCTCAAAAGTCCCTGTATAAG TGCACTTGAATCTCTTCAGTGTGTCCGATCAGCTCATAAGGCCTACTGGTCGTGCCTCAAACATGCAG CTGATCTGCCCGCCTCCACCATCAGCACCAAACGGATTAAAttaggagaaggagaagaaacgacagagaaaggaggagaagaagcaAAGGACGCAGAGGAAAAGGTGTGGCCTGAGCCTCCAAAACGTGTCACTCCTCCAGTATGTGCTGCTTTAGTGCTCCCTGATGACATGGCTTGCCCGGAGGGATGCGAACGCTTCAGCTTCTCAGAGGATCTTGACCCACTCTTAGCCAGCAAGTTAAG GGAGAGTTTCCTCAGAGACGCAGATGACAGTACTGCTTTTATAACCGTCTCCAGTCTTATAGCCCTGACAGAGAAAATGGAGAAGAATGAG ATCTGCAGTGGCCTTGCACTGGTCCCTGATGTCACCAAGGCGATGACAAGCATTGTCCAGCACGTTACAACTGTTCTCAGCAACCG CGTTTTGGTCGTCTGTGTGGGTGATGGGAATGTCCCAAGCCATATTACAGAAGACAG agaaaCACTTGTGGTGCAGATGGGCAGTGcacagacagaggaacagagctgcaaatattACATTCGTGTGTGTCTGAAGAAG GGCTGCAGTGACACATCAGGGTTCACACAGGCTGTGTTTGGCCTCCTCCTGCCCCTTGGGTATGAATATGACCCCAGTCTTGTTGTGTTGGTTCGAATGCCAGATAGTGGAGTCAGTGACAGTTTGTGGCAACAGCTAATTGGCCTACTGCAGAGCTTTGCACTTGGACATACACTGGTGGTACTGCAG gaggaggagaaggcgCTTATCGGACTCACAGCATCCTCCCTCCTTGGTAACCCAGCCGCCTCTCTGAAGCAACTTCAAGCCCCGCTAACAGAAGACGTGGAGGCCATAGAGAGGCTGAGACACAGGCTGCAGGCAGACTGGAAGTTCCTTCAGACCACCG CACCACAAACtcaaagaagtgatgaacactGA
- the parvb gene encoding beta-parvin, which produces MSGAPTVSTNPQTAKMKKDESFLGKLGGTLVRKKKSKEVSDLHEEGKNAINAPLLPSGTDIHPEDTLLEENAERIMLDPTSRENPKFKDLLKVLIDWINSELEEERIIVKDLEEDCYDGQVLQKLFEKLSGRKLNVAEVTQSEIGQKQKLQTVLEAVNDVLRPHGWTVEWSVDSIHSKNLVAIIYLLVALAMHFQAPIRLPEHVSVQVVVVKKREGILQTALMTKELTSTTEMMMGRFERDAFDTLLDHAPDKLNVVKTSLITFVNKHLNKLNLEVTELESQFADGVYLILLMGLLEDYFVPLYNFFLTPESFEQKVHNVAFAFELMQEGGLKKPKARPEDVVNLNLKSTLRVLYNLFTNYKTSA; this is translated from the exons atgtccGGGGCTCCGACCGTGTCTACGAACCCTCAGACcgcaaaaatgaaaaaggacGAGTCCTTTCTCGGGAAATTAGGAGGAACCCTGGTCCGGAAGAAAAAGTCCAAAGAAG TGAGTGATCTCCATGAGGAGGGAAAGAATGCCATCAATGCCCCCCTGCTTCCCTCAGGCACAGACATCCATCCAGAAGATACACTGCTGG AGGAAAATGCTGAGAGGATCATGTTGGACCCAACATCAAGGGAAAATCCTAAATTTAAAGATCTCTTAAAG GTCCTGATCGACTGGATCAACAGTGAGTTGGAGGAAGAGAGGATCATAGTCAAGGACCTAGAGGAGGACTGTTATGATGGACAAGTACTCcagaagttatttg AAAAGTTATCAGGCAGAAAGCTGAACGTGGCGGAGGTGACGCAGTCAGAAATTGGCCAGAAACAGAAGCTTCAGACGGTGTTAGAAGCTGTCAACGATGTGCTGAGGCCTCATGGCTGGACCGTTGAGTGGAGTGTAGACT CTATCCACTCAAAGAACCTGGTGGCTATCATCTATCTTTTGGTGGCTCTCGCTATGCACTTCCAGGCCCCAATCAGGCTGCCCGAGCACGTCTCCGTACAGGTGGTGGTGGTCAAG AAACGAGAAGGCATCCTACAGACAGCTCTAATGACCAAGGAGCTGACGAGCACCACAGA aatgATGATGGGAAGATTTG AGAGAGATGCATTTGACACTTTGTTGGATCACGCGCCTGACAAGCTTAATGTGGTAAAAACG TCACTCATCACCTTTGTGAACAAACACCTAAACAAGCTGAATCTGGAAGTTACTGAGCTGGAATCTCAG tttGCTGATGGAGTTTACCTGATTTTACTGATGGGGCTGCTGGAAGACTATTTTGTCCCACTGTACAACTTCTTCCTCACGCCTGAGAGTTTTGAGCAGAAG GTCCACAATGTGGCATTTGCCTTTGAGCTGATGCAGGAAGGAGGCCTAAAGAAACCCAAAGCCAGACCAGAAG aTGTCGTCAACCTGAACCTGAAGTCCACCCTCAGAGTCCTTTACAATCTATTCACCAACTACAAAACCTCTGCATGA